The Granulicella arctica genome segment CTCGAGGATGGCGTCGATCATCTGGTGATTGTCTTTGCCGGTAGTGGTGGGAAGAGTTACGCCCCAGTCGGCTTCAAACCTGGCGCGGACGTCGGGATCGTCTACTTTTTGATAGCCGGAGAAGACGTTGGGCATGGAGCCGAGGTCGCTGGCACCCTGCACGTTGTTGTGGCCGCGCAGGGGATAGGCTCCAGCGCCGGGGCGCATGTAGTTGCCGGTGAGCAGGAGCAGGTTCGAGAGCGAGGTTGCTGTATCGGAGCCGCCGCAGTGCTGCGTGACGCCCATGGCGAAGAGGATGCAGGTGCCATCGGCAGCGGCGATCTCGTTGGCGACGGTGATGAGGGTTGCGGCAGGAACGCCGGTGATCTGTTCGGTGTACTCGAGTGTGTAGGGCTCGAGGGAGCGCGCGTACTCGTCGAAGTTGTTGACCCACTGGTCGATGAACTCCGGCTTGTGAAGCTTGTGGTCGAGGATGTAGCGAGCGACTCCGTTCATCCAGACGGCATCGGTGGAGGGATTGGGTCGGAAGAAGATGTCGGCGCGCTCGGCCATCTCGTGTTTGCGGAGGTCGGCGACGATGAGGCGCTGGCCGCGGTGCTTGTGGCTGCGCTTGATGCGGGTGCAGAGGACGGGGTGGTTCTCGGCGGGGTTGGCTCCGACGATGAGGACGAGGCCGGCTCGTTCGATGTCGGCGATGGAGCCGGAGTCGCCGCCATAGCCGACGGTGCGCTGGAGGCCCATGGTTGCCGGGTTCTGGCAGTAGCGGGCGCAGTTGTCGATATTGTTGGTGCCGATGACGGCGCGGGCGAGCTTCTGCATGAGGAAGCTCTCCTCGTTGGTGCACTTGGAGGAGGCGATGAAGGCGAGCGCGTCGGGACCGTGGTCTTGCTTCACCTGCTTGAACTTGGCTTCAATCACGTCAAGCGCTTCTTCCCAGGAGATCTCGCGGAAGGTGTCGCCGTCACGAAGGAGCGGGCTGGTGAGGCGGTCGCTGGAGTTGATATGGCCCCAGGCGAACTTGCCCTTGATGCAGGTGGAGATGCCGTTGGCGGGGCCGTGCGTCGGCTCGATCTTGAGGATGTGGCGGTCGCGGGTCCAGACCTCAAAGCTACAGCCGACGGCGCAGTAGGTGCAGACGGTCTTGGTGCGCCTGGTGCGTGCGTTGCGCATCTCGGCCTCCATCTCGGAGAGGGAGAGGATGGGACCGTAGCCGATGGGTGGTTCGATGCCTTTGACGACGTCGATCATGTCGTTGAGGACGCCTGCGGGGATGTCGGTGAGGTAGCCTGCGTGGCCGAGCATGGACTTTTCCATGAGCGCGTTGCAGGGACAGACGGTGACGCAGTGGCCGCAGGAGACGCAACTGGAGCCTTCGATGGTGTGGCCGCCGTCCCAGAGAACGCGGGGATGTTCGCTCTCCCACTCGATGGTGAGGGTCTCGTTGACCTGGACGTTCTGGCAGGCTTCGACGCAGCGGCCGCAGAGGATGCACTGGTCTGGGTCGTAGCGGTAGAAGGGATTGGACATGTCCTTCTCGTAGGGCTTGGGGCGGTACTCGCGGGCCTGGTGCTTTACGTCCAACTCGGCGGTGGTGTTGTGCACGGTGCAGTTCTGGTTGTTGTTGTCGCAGACGGTGCAGTAGAGCATGTGGTTCTGGAGGATGCGGTCGAAGGCTTCGCGCTGGGCGATGTCCACTCGCTCGCCTTCGGTGGCGACGTGCATGTTGGCGGTGACGCGGGTGGCGCAGGATCGGACTAGTTCACCGCTCACTTGAACCATGCAGGTGTCGCAGGACTGGATTGGACCCATCTGCGGGAGGTAGCAGACTTGCGGGATCTTTTTGGTTGCGGTGGATTCAGCGTGGCGGTTCAGGGCGGAGATGAG includes the following:
- the fdhF gene encoding formate dehydrogenase subunit alpha — encoded protein: MAETAALLPRPLLNTPANITTNTHISVNGQSIPAHLGELLISALNRHAESTATKKIPQVCYLPQMGPIQSCDTCMVQVSGELVRSCATRVTANMHVATEGERVDIAQREAFDRILQNHMLYCTVCDNNNQNCTVHNTTAELDVKHQAREYRPKPYEKDMSNPFYRYDPDQCILCGRCVEACQNVQVNETLTIEWESEHPRVLWDGGHTIEGSSCVSCGHCVTVCPCNALMEKSMLGHAGYLTDIPAGVLNDMIDVVKGIEPPIGYGPILSLSEMEAEMRNARTRRTKTVCTYCAVGCSFEVWTRDRHILKIEPTHGPANGISTCIKGKFAWGHINSSDRLTSPLLRDGDTFREISWEEALDVIEAKFKQVKQDHGPDALAFIASSKCTNEESFLMQKLARAVIGTNNIDNCARYCQNPATMGLQRTVGYGGDSGSIADIERAGLVLIVGANPAENHPVLCTRIKRSHKHRGQRLIVADLRKHEMAERADIFFRPNPSTDAVWMNGVARYILDHKLHKPEFIDQWVNNFDEYARSLEPYTLEYTEQITGVPAATLITVANEIAAADGTCILFAMGVTQHCGGSDTATSLSNLLLLTGNYMRPGAGAYPLRGHNNVQGASDLGSMPNVFSGYQKVDDPDVRARFEADWGVTLPTTTGKDNHQMIDAILEGTLKVLYIKGEDTITSDSNANYVASALAKLEFFIVQDINFSETCRYADLVLPAAASLEKDGTFTSTERRIQRIYKALEPLGESKPDWEIIQLIANRMGGNWNYKHPSEIMAEVARLTPLFAGVSYERLEGFNSLQWPVHADGTDSPLLFVEKFPFPDGKARFYPVEYIPPSEETSAIFDLHLNNGRLLEHFEQGSMTFRTAGIKEITPNGFVEVSPELATERGITSGRYVQIASPHGKVRVQVLVSDRVQGKQLYMSLNSVEEPVNKLTSSYTDRYTHTPAFKETAVSMTVLPEQGDNPLPRRNFRYGTRTPQTGVEIERKWAQSGYHLPGTQPADKLVQIKSITV